Proteins from a single region of Neomonachus schauinslandi chromosome 10, ASM220157v2, whole genome shotgun sequence:
- the C10H2orf78 gene encoding uncharacterized protein C2orf78 homolog, which translates to MYSLASAALTPSSIGSSSLFSAVDVSSSSLSMSENFQNPSLLGTPNSLPLSLPVVSNAASLTGSICNFSRVSAPAVSSAWLLPSASGTSFQPLMGSAYLYQHSSTTMLSGVTGQSQISTSAASYPGIFEWDVTGSTEKKSSSLGDFTVTVIDQDTAVSSMSMAAPYDKTSEAKNMVPLYPLLSASLVQGTPSQMPNQGHSLALPYQEGSQVYYYNQGTLGPLLSGELGPCLQPYGSVSYTESRASAPQPEMVMVLKEVQPANVLPPASTSGIYYSVSAQPLTETSFQVMETSLGMETSLGLQPPSQTFCLPQTPEFPKSCSSRNIQMLESNPPPELGDISMIAPVQSSSNVLSLPPAPSQEQTENKNLDDIKTEFSKPLDAYQIPIENQDPPLLPLEIPDIHQLLACIDPLGQEEQPGSENTNLGKNTLSLEDQVSLENGIESSGGFADIATLVEDIHLPQLSSSLKDLDQAKGPKVIKAKDTRVIKLNQVQEKSSVIKAPSNQVRKNKHKATEPINGTPKTKIQVKNSECLLGGEVVICDAVDSNRAPVNTAKHSNSKSQKAASRRSSKTKSHGQEKTKRTRENNPKKAEESKQSGNKVKAEEKPTIPKMKRKKSQPELSQETFKKPRSCLGMHMLESVQVFHALGKKSDKKTGLSSSRALVSSSNPKDAQPSSAIKPWLDTPREGKGPEKNQVKAQKADRGADKECPSPSQYELPPPGKVKLVPLPFPTLEKPQARPVPRRPQSLASHRSYPARPGSASSAKPVAVNSSWLTPASLTGPARPARPISTNPTRPGLTNPTRPSVPQSAASRPAPYKTSSCTSLQWEPARTAVTKLQSPPKPQSQFLLQDFGFQPIPWRKPNVPGPVMSKPITKEQRPEREAMKRQAQQERENAAKYTSLGKVQFFTEREKDMEIARYYGYAI; encoded by the exons ATGTATTCCTTGGCTTCAGCCGCTCTGACACCCTCTAGTATCGGCTCCTCATCCCTTTTTTCTGCAGTGGatgtttcctcttcttctctaaGCATGTCTG aaaatttccaaaatcCATCTTTACTTGGAACTCCAAACTCTCTGCCGCTCTCTCTCCCCGTGGTGAGCAATGCGGCTTCCCTGACAGGAAGCATCTGCAACTTCTCCCGAGTCTCCGCTCCAGCGGTCAGTTCGGCATGGCTACTGCCATCAGCTTCTGGCACCTCCTTCCAGCCACTCATGGGGAGTGCCTACCTTTACCAACATTCCAGTACAACCATGTTGTCTGGAGTTACTGGCCAGAGCCAGATCTCCACATCAGCTGCTTCCTATCCCGGGATTTTTGAGTGGGATGTCACAGGAAGTACTGAAAAGAAGTCCTCTTCGCTCGGAGACTTCACTGTGACTGTCATTGACCAGGACACAGCTGTGTCTTCCATGTCTATGGCAGCCCCGTATGATAAAACTTCAGAGGCCAAAAACATGGTCCCTCTGTATCCATTGCTTTCCGCCAGCCTTGTTCAGGGAACACCATCTCAGATGCCAAATCAAGGACATAGCCTAGCACTTCCCTACCAGGAAGGAAGCCAGGTATATTACTATAATCAAGGCACGCTGGGGCCTCTACTGTCTGGAGAACTTGGCCCCTGCCTGCAACCCTACGGCTCAGTGTCATACACCGAAAGTAGGGCCTCCGCCCCTCAGCCAGAAATGGTGATGGTACTGAAGGAGGTTCAGCCCGCAAACGTCCTGCCACCAGCCTCCACCTCTGGAATCTACTACTCTGTGTCTGCCCAACCCCTCACAGAAACAAGTTTTCAAG TGATGGAGACTTCCCTGGGGATGGAGACTTCCCTGGGATTGCAACCTCCAAGTCAGACATTTTGTCTGCCACAAACTCCTGAATTCCCCAAGTCCTGCAGTAGCAGAAATATCCAGATGCTTGAAAGTAACCCACCACCTGAGCTTGGAGACATCTCAATGATAGCTCCAGTCCAGAGTTCTAGTAATGTCCTGTCACTGCCTCCAGCTCCAAGCCAGGAACAAACAGAGAACAAGAATTTGGATGATATTAAAACCGAGTTTTCAAAGCCTCTGGATGCCTACCAGATCCCAATAGAAAACCAAGATCCTCCACTACTTCCTTTAGAAATTCCTGATATTCACCAGCTCCTGGCCTGCATTGATCCCCTGGGCCAGGAGGAGCAGCCTGGTTCTGAAAACACCAATCTGGGAAAAAATACCCTGAGTCTTGAAGACCAAGTGAGCCTTGAAAATGGGATTGAATCTAGTGGTGGTTTTGCAGACATCGCCACACTGGTGGAGGACATTCATCTTCCCCAGCTCTCGAGTTCCTTGAAAGACCTTGATCAAGCCAAAGGTCCCAAGGTGATCAAAGCCAAAGATACCAGAGTCATCAAGTTGAATCAGGTGCAAGAAAAGTCAAGTGTCATAAAGGCTCCTTCTAATCAGGTCAGGAAGAACAAGCATAAAGCCACTGAGCCTATCAACGGCACTCCCAAGACCAAAATCCAGGTGAAGAACTCAGAGTGCCTCTTAGGGGGAGAAGTGGTTATTTGCGATGCTGTAGACAGTAACAGGGCTCCTGTGAACACGGCCAAGCATTCCAACAGCAAATCTCAGAAAGCTGCATCCCGCAGGTCCAGCAAAACTAAGAGCCATGGGCAGGAAAAGACCAAAAGGACCAGAGAAAACAACCCCAAAAAAGCTGAAGAGAGTAAGCAGTCAGGGAATAAAGTCAAGGCAGAGGAGAAGCCAACCATTCCCAAGATGAAGCGGAAGAAAAGTCAACCCGAGCTTAGCCAAGAGACCTTTAAGAAGCCTCGAAGCTGCCTAGGCATGCACATGTTGGAGTCCGTGCAGGTTTTTCATGCACTGGGGAAGAAGAGTGATAAGAAAACTGGACTGTCTTCCTCCCGGGCCCTGGTAAGCTCCAGCAACCCGAAAGATGCCCAGCCATCCTCAGCCATCAAACCATGGCTTGATACCCCACGTGAGGGTAAAGGTCCTGAGAAAAATCAAGTCAAAGCCCAGAAAGCAGACAGAGGTGCTGACAAAGAGTGTCCCTCTCCATCCCAGTATGAGCTGCCGCCTCCCGGGAAGGTCAAGTTGGTGCCTTTGCCTTTTCCAACCTTGGAGAAGCCTCAGGCTCGACCTGTTCCTAGGAGGCCACAGTCTCTGGCCTCACATCGGTCTTACCCTGCCCGGCCTGGTTCTGCTAGCTCAGCTAAACCTGTTGCAGTCAATTCATCCTGGCTGACTCCTGCCTCCTTGACAGGTCCTGCCAGACCAGCTCGGCCAATTTCAACCAATCCGACGCGACCAGGTTTGACCAACCCTACCCGGCCTAGTGTCCCACAGTCTGCTGCCTCTAGGCCCGCACCCTACAAAACATCATCTTGCACTTCTCTCCAGTGGGAGCCTGCTCGCACTGCTGTGACCAAGCTCCAGTCCCCACCCAAACCTCAAAGTCAATTTCTACTCCAAGACTTCGGCTTTCAACCAATTCCATGGAGGAAACCCAACGTCCCTGGGCCAGTAATGTCAAAGCCCATCACAAAAGAGCAGAGGCCAGAGCGGGAGGCCATGAAGAGGCAGGCTCAGCAAGAGCGCGAGAATGCTGCCAAATACACCTCTTTGGGGAAAGTGCAGTTTTTCACTGAGAGGGAAAAAGATATGGAAATTGCTCGATATTATGGCTATGCAATATAA